The Terriglobus roseus sequence CGCGGCTGTACTTCACGCCGGCGTCCGGACGGAACTCAAAGGTGGTGACGACAGGGCCTGGGTTGATCTGGGTGACTTGGCCGTCGACGCCGAACTCGCCACACTTTTCGACCAGCACCTTTGCTTCTTCGCGCAGAGCCTCTTCACGCACGGCGGCGTGCTCATCGCTGCGGTAGAGCAGGGAAGACGGCGGGAGCTTGTAGCCGTGAACGCTCTTCGTGGTGAGTGTGACGGTCTTCAGGCTGTCGTCTGCGCGCTTGCCGAAGGAGATTGTGTTTGCCGGGGGCGCTGGCATCGCTTCAGCACGCGTTGCGGAGACAGGGAAGGGCACGACCTCTGCTGTGCGTCCGGTGCGGACCGGAGCGGGGGACGCTTCGGTGCTCATCCAGTCGAAGGCAGCTTCGGGCTCGGCTTCAGTCGGCTGGTTCCAGTCGGAGAAGTTCTCCTGGGAACCGTGCAGGGGGGCATCCATCGTGCTGGCAAGGACGCCTTCGTGCATCAGATGTGCCTCGGCAGCGGCCTGCAGATGACCCGGCAGTGGAGCGAACTCCGGCTCAGGACCTGCGTCCACGATTGTGCGCGGCATCTGCGACCACATGCTGCGGGATGCAGGCAGATCACTGACTCCCGTGGTGTCCGGGTGAATGCCTTTGCGCCAGAAACCCCACTTGGCAAAGAGACCCGCTATGAGCGATCCGCTGGATGCGCGTTCGGCTGCTGCTGCGGCACGTGCGTTCTCCGCGTCCTGCTTGGCAACGATGCGTTCCCGGCGCGTCTCCAGCCGGTTCGCGGCGCGAGCGGACTTCAGATCGCCACGGTTGCCGCGCCATGCGATGTACCGTTCCCGGGCGCGATAGGCGAAGCCGAGACGCTGCCCTGCCCAGTCCTGGGCGGTGTTGAAGGTGAAAGTGGTGGAAAGGTAGATGCTGAGGACGAAGGCGATGCCGATGACCACACATGCGCCCGGGAAGTTGAGCAGGACGATGACCCCATCGGCAACCAGGCGGCCCAAAACTCCCTCAATGGGCAGCGCGCCGCGCCACAGCATGTGGATGGGAAAAAGGGCGAGCGCAGCGGGTGCAGCGAGAATCCAGAGCACGAGGCCGATGGTCTTCGCGGCGGGGGAACCCTGGGAGCGTGAACGGAGCCAGCAGACACCCAGGCGGGCAATCATCAACGGGAAAGCCAGCGACGCGATGCCCACCAGCTGGAGCAGCAGGTCACTGACCGATGCGCCAAGGCGTCCGGCCCAGTTGTGCACGGGGTGAAGCGCGCCTCCACCGATCAGCCCGCCAACGGTATTCAGGGACGGATCTCCCGGCGTGTAGCTGACGAGTGCGAGCAGCAGCAGCACGGCAAGCGTCAGCAGCCCCAGGCCCAGAACTTCATTCAGGCGGCGGCTGCTGGTTGGGGTCATCTCCAGGCGTAAAGGCTTCATGCAGGGCGTCTCCCAGCCCCCTGAGGGAGTGCAGTTATGCACGCCACCGCACACTGCAACATCGCAGCGACACGCAGGGGATCATGCCCGATTCTCTACTGCTTGGAAGCCTGTGCGGCGCGCAATCTGCAGGAGGAACCCACACGGGCAACCCATGTGAGGCAGTCTGGCTCCTATGCGTTTGTAAGGCTGGCGACGTCAGCACCCAGCCCGCACGACGTATGTCTGTGGGACCTTTGTACCAAGCGGTAAAGGGCGGTGGAGGGGGTTTTCGCGATTTCCTCCCCTTGCCTCCGGCGAAGGAGAATCGCACTGCAGCCGGGGGACACCGCCCTGATACGCATTACCAAGTTTCCGGGCGATTCGCCCGTGGATTTTGCACCAAAGGGCTTCACCGCCCTATCCGAAAGGAACAACATGGCAGAGCTGCTGAAGGATACCGAGAGTGTTTTGAAGGACGTGATCACGTCCCTGATCGATAGCCAGGAAGGCTTCAAGGACATCGGCGAAAAGCTGAAGGACGAAACCCTGAAGCGCTACTTCCTCGCAGAGAGCCTCAAGCGCGCCAGCTTCAAGGGCGAACTCGAGGACGTTTTGATCAAGGAAGGCGTTCACGACGCGTACAAAGAGACGGGCTCGGTTGCCGGCGCTCTGCATCGCACGTGGGGCGACTTGAAGGCCAAGCTGGGCGGCGATGACCACACGCTGCTGGAGACGGCAGAACAGGGCGAGGATGTCGCCAAGAAGGCCTATGCAGATGCACTGAAGCACAACCTGCCGCTGCCGGTTCACCAGTTGCTGAGCACCCAGGCCGCACACGTGCAG is a genomic window containing:
- a CDS encoding PA2169 family four-helix-bundle protein, translated to MAELLKDTESVLKDVITSLIDSQEGFKDIGEKLKDETLKRYFLAESLKRASFKGELEDVLIKEGVHDAYKETGSVAGALHRTWGDLKAKLGGDDHTLLETAEQGEDVAKKAYADALKHNLPLPVHQLLSTQAAHVQTSHDYVKAARDSRK
- a CDS encoding DNA translocase FtsK, producing the protein MKPLRLEMTPTSSRRLNEVLGLGLLTLAVLLLLALVSYTPGDPSLNTVGGLIGGGALHPVHNWAGRLGASVSDLLLQLVGIASLAFPLMIARLGVCWLRSRSQGSPAAKTIGLVLWILAAPAALALFPIHMLWRGALPIEGVLGRLVADGVIVLLNFPGACVVIGIAFVLSIYLSTTFTFNTAQDWAGQRLGFAYRARERYIAWRGNRGDLKSARAANRLETRRERIVAKQDAENARAAAAAERASSGSLIAGLFAKWGFWRKGIHPDTTGVSDLPASRSMWSQMPRTIVDAGPEPEFAPLPGHLQAAAEAHLMHEGVLASTMDAPLHGSQENFSDWNQPTEAEPEAAFDWMSTEASPAPVRTGRTAEVVPFPVSATRAEAMPAPPANTISFGKRADDSLKTVTLTTKSVHGYKLPPSSLLYRSDEHAAVREEALREEAKVLVEKCGEFGVDGQVTQINPGPVVTTFEFRPDAGVKYSRVTGLADDLCLAMAAESILIERMAGKSTVGIQVPNHERETIWLRDVVESEGFANSKSKVEMAMGKDINGRIVTANLAAMPHVLIAGSTGSGKSVAINAMIMSVLFKATPEEVRMILVDPKRVELGMYEGIPHLFTPIITEPKLAANALKNAVREMERRLKLLASRHVRNLDQYNKLFESGQLFNEDGEEQQPLPYIMIIIDELADLMMLDKANVEESITRLAQMARAVGIHLVLATQRPSVDVITGLIKANVPTRMSFRLATKVDSRTIIDSNGAESLLGRGDMLFLPPGTSRLQRVHAPFVTEKEISDVVAFWKAQGEAEYVEGFLEGPKDDKGNDMGDDGENNNNDELFDDAVRLVYEFGKASTSLLQRRLRIGYGRAASLIDMMERDGLVGPADGSRPREILKSQDFYREVDEAVR